CCCTCCAGATGGCGCACGAAGTTGCGGTGAAAGGGCACCGGGCGGTACCGCTCGCGATAGGGCCGCGTGAACGGGCCGAACAGCTCACGCCACTGTGGAGTCTCGTAGAGCCGATAGGCGTAGTTGAAGGCGTGGCCCGCCTCGTGCCGGAGGTACATCAGGATCTCGCGCTCGTCCTCCAGATCGTCGATCTCCTTCTCCAGCCGGGCCAGCTTGGGATCGGCCAGATAGAACGGGATGCCGATGATCGGCTCGCCGTCAGGACAGCCCCACTCGTCGGTGAGGTAGGCGTGCGGGCGAAAGCGGCGAAGCCCTTTGCGCTCGAGCTCGGCGTGAAGCATCTTGACGTAGCGCTCCACCGGCGAGCCTTCGAGCTTGAGCCCCAGCTGGTTGATCCGCTGGGGAAGCAGCGCGCGGGCGTCGGGTGGGGCCGCTTCAAACGTACGCATGGGGCCACTTGCACCCATGCTAAACCGGGACGTCGTCCCTCAGGAAGCGCGGCGGCGCGGGGGCCCTCCCCCGCGCTGCCTGCCGGGGTCAGCGGTGCCAGCGATGCGGCAGGCGCGCGGCGCCCGGCAACGGCGCTCCAGCGGCCCGCCGTCGATGATGCGCCCGAGCGTCGCCACGAACGGGACCTCGCCCTCTATTCAATAGCGCGAGGTCGGCGGCCAGCTCTCCAGGACCACCAGGGGGCAGTAGCGCTGCAGGACGCCGAGCGCGCCCTGCAGCACCGCCAGCTCACTGCCTTCGGTGTCGATCTTCACGAGGTCGGGTCCCTCGCCGGCCTCCTCGACCATCTCGTCGAGCGTCACCTACCAGCGCCTTCGACCCCGCTTTCACGCGGGGCTCTCTGTGGGGTCATAGCGGGTAGAGGAGGCTGGGATGACGCTGCTCGAGCTACGACTCCTGTTCGTCGTGGGGTTGCTCGTCACCGCGGCGCTGGCCTACCTGACGGCGATGAGCGCGGAGGCCGTCATGCGCGGGGTGGCTCGCCTGGGCGAGCGCTTGCACGCCCCCTACCGACCGGACATGAAGCAGCGTAGTGTGCACGGTCCGCAGGCCGCGGGGAGGGTCCGATGCTGACCGCGGTCGGAGCCGGGCTGGGGATCGTCGTCGCGCTGACCCTGCCTCTGCTGGCCATCTTCGGTCTACTGGCGATCGCCGATTGGCGGCATCGGCGGCGGATGAGTGTGATTGCCCGGCAGGTGGCCGTGACCGAGGCCATCCACCGTGAGTTCGGCGCCGTAGTGGCCCCCGTGGTCAGCAAGCGGCCCGGCGGGCCGTGGACCGTTCTCATGGCCCTGCCTCCCGAGCGCTGGGAGATGGCGGGTCCCCTGGCCACGATCGCCCACGACGTGGTCGCCGGCGATAACGGGCGTGAGGGCCGTATCCGCGTCGTGCTGACGGGACCGGACCGAAGCTCCCTGGCGCAATTGCGCTAGGCCGCCCGGGGGCAAAAAGGTTGGGTCGCGGTCCTCCCTCCCCTGATGATGGTCGGGACGGAAGGGGGGCCCCTGCTGAAGGCGCGCGCGGTGTTCATCATCTGTGGCGGCCTCGCGCTGGCTACCGCCGGCCCAGCGCACGCCGAGCTCTATCTGGCCGTCTTCGGCGGCACCGCCTTCACCGAGAGCAAGACCACCGAGACCCGACTCGATCTCACCAGCGGGATGGGCACGGTCACCCTCCTCGACGGCACGTTTAGCGAAGTCGACTTCCACGACTCCCTTCTGGTCGGCGCCAAACTCGGCTACTTCTTCACCCGTCCGCTCCTCGGCGGCCAGCTGGGCTCGGAGCTCGAGCTCTCGTACACCGAGCCGCACGCCTCGCGGCAAACCGTCACGTTCAGCGGCACCATGTTCGGGGCTTCCACGACGACGGAGATGAGCATCCAGAGCGCGAGTTTCGACGTGTTCGGCGTGGCCGTGAACCTGCTCTACCGCCTGCCCCTCTTCACCAGCGCCGGCTACCCCTACGGCCGCCTGCAGCCCTACATCGGCGCGGGCGCCGGGGCTTTCATCGCCACGATGTCCACACGGACGTCGCCCTTCGACGCCAATACCCGGCTCGATGACACCGACGTGCAGCCGGGCGTGCAGGCGCTGGGCGGTTTGAAGTTCTTCGTCTTCCGAAAAGTCGCCGTCTTCGCCGAGTATCGGTTCACGCAGACCGACGACTTCGAGTTCAACTTCCGGGCCCATGGCACGGTGGGAGGATCACCCGCGACCGAGACGGCCCGCGACCGCTCCGACCTGACGCAGCACCACGCCGCCTTCGGGCTCGCCATCCACTGGTGAGCCGGGCCCGCCTCATCAGGCCGGCGTAGACCGGTCAGCCCCGTAAACCGCCCCTCGTCGCGGCCTCATCCGCTATGATGCCCTCCGCATGTGCGGCATCGCGGGGATCCTGCTGCGGCGTGGCCGCGCCGATGAGGTCGTCGTGCGGCGCATGGCCGCCGCGTTGGCCCACCGGGGTCCCGACGACCTGGGCCTGCACCTGGCCGGACCGCTCGCCCTGGCCCAAACACGGCTGGCGATCATCGACCTCGAGGGTGGCCATCAGCCCATGGTCGACGGCGACCTGTCTCTCGCCGCCAATGGGGAGATCTACAACTTCGTCGAGCTGCGCCGTGATCTGGAAGCTCGCGGGCGGCGCTTCGCCACCGCGTCCGACAGCGAAACCATTCTCCATCTCTATGCCCTCGATGGCGTCGATGGCGTGGCCGCGCTCAACGGCATGTTCGCCTTCGCGCTCTACGACGCGCGCCGCGCCGAGCTGGTGCTTGCCCGCGACCGGGCAGGTATCAAGCCGCTCTATTACGCGAGGCTCGGGGATCGGCTGCTGTTCGCCTCGGAGCTCAAGGCGCTCCTGGCCGTCTGGCCCGGCGCCCCCGAGATCGCCGCGGAGTCCCTCGTGCAGTCGCTGCAGAATCGGTTCAACAGCGGTGAGATGAGCCTCGTGCGCGGTATCCGCCGTCTGCCCCCGGCCACGGTACTGGTCGTGGATGGCGACCTGAACGCGCGCGAGCATCGCTACTGGTCAGCCCTCACCACGCGTCCGCGGGTGGTGGATTTCGAGCAAGCCGCCGAGGAATTCGAGCCGCTGTTCCGACAGGTGATGGTGGAGCACCTGCGCGCAGACGTGCCCTATGGATTATTCCTGTCCGGCGGCGTCGATTCCGGCGTCCTCCTGGCGATGATCAGCGAGCTGACCGGGCGGCGGCTGCGAACGTTTTCCGTGAGCTACGGCGATCGAGGAACCGCCGACGAGGGACCCGACGCCGCGGCCATCGCGCGGCGTTTCGGCGCCGAGCACACCGAGATCACCCTCGACGGGGATGCCGTCTTCCGCCGGCTGCCCCATACCGTCTGGGCCACGGACGAGCTGCTGGGCGACTACGCGTGCCTGCCGACATCGTTCCTGGCCGAGCGGGCGGGTCAGGCTTTGAAGGTCGCGTTGACCGGGGAGGGCGGGGATGAAGTCTTTGCCGGCTACAGCCGCTACCGCCGCACTCTGCTCCAGCGATGGCTGCGAAACCTGGTGGCGCCGGGGTCAGGCGGCTTTCGGACGCGGGGCGGCTGGCACCGGGTATGGGTCCGCCGCGCGTTCGGCGCCGAGCTGAAGGCCGCGGCCGCCGCCTGGCGCACGCCCTTCATCGCGGCCTGGCAGGCGACGCCCCGGACCTGGAGCCACACCACCCGCTGCCAGTACACGGACGTGGCCACGTTCCTGGCCGACGACCTGCTCGTGAAGGCCGATCGCGTGCTCATGGGGTTCGGCCTCGAAGGGCGGGTCCCCTACCTCGATCACCGGGTCATCGAATTCGCCTTCGCGCTGCCCGATGCCCTCAAAGTGAGCGGCCGGCAGGGCAAGCTGTTCCTCAAGCGCTGGGCCGGCCGCCGCCTGCCCGCCGACCACCTGTGGCGCCGCAAGCGGGGGTTCTACGTGCCGATCGGGCGATGGTTGCGCGGGAAGTTCCTCGACGGGCTGGCCGAACGCCTGCCCGCACACCCGGCCATCCGGCAGTGGTTCCGCCCCGACGGCATCGCGGCGCTCGTGAAGGCGCAGCAGACCCGCGGCACCGCGACCCGTGAGATCTGGGGGCTGATGCAGCTCGCCATCTGGCATCGCATCTTCGTGGAAGGCCACGTGCCCGGGCGTGACGAGGATCCGCTGGAGTGGATCGCGTGATCATGGCTCTTGCCGGCCGCGATACCCGTGTGCGACTCGGACAAAGTACCGCCGCCCTTCAGCGCCGTTTTGGCCCACGGGCAGCTCGCGAATCGGCCCGAGGCTGGCGACGTAACGGCCGAGGTGCGGCGCCTCGAGCGCCTGGCGGTCCTTGCCCACCAGGATCAAGGATCTTCCCACGTGGTGGCCGGGCGGAAACCAGAAGTCGTACATAAGACCCTGGCGTCCGAAAAGGTTATCGCTCGTCGTCTTGTCGGCGCCGCTGCCGTGGCGGGCGTAGAAGGCCAGCTCGCTGGCGAGGTTGTACTTGTCCATGCCGACGATGAGAGGCTGCTGCCCCGTCCGCGTGCGCACGCGCCCTTCGACCTCCTCGACCTCATGGCTGAGCGCGCGCCAGCTCTTGCCGAGGGGGCCGAGCGGCCGCGGCGCGCCGGGCCATCCCAGCACGTCGTAGTGGAACAGCGCGCCATAGAAGAGCATGAGCGCAATCACGGTCGGCTTCCAGAAGCGCTGCAGGGGGCCGCCACGCCAGCCGTCGGCGGCCCCGACGGAGGGGAAGACGCTCGCCGCCATGAACGGTAACGCCGCCAGCCACACGGGGCCCGTCCAGTTGAACTTCGTCTCGTTCCTGAAACTGGAGAGGACGAAGACCGACAAAGGGACGAGCGTGAAGACGAGTCCATACCGCCGCTTGGCGGATGACCGCGCCACTCCCCAGAGGAAGCCGGCGACGCCCAGCGGCGTAATCAACAACAGCACGTGGCTGAGGAGCGTCGCCACCTCGAAACGTGGGGCGTGGCTCCAGCGTTGCGACCCCTGAAAAACGAAGGACACCCAGCCATGCTGCGCGTTCCACAGCAACATGGGTGACGCCAGGGCGAGCGTGACGAGGCTCGCCGCATATGGCCGGGGAGACCGCAGCCAGCGGCGTGAGGACGGGCTCAGGAGCAGGTACACCAGGGCGGCCAGCGGGACGAGGAGGATCGTGTACTTCGCGAGCAGCCCGAGCCCGACGCAGATACCTGCGCCGAGCCAGGCCCGGGGTCTCCCGCCCAGCAGCGCCCCCTCCAGATAGTAGAGAGCTCCGGCCCAGGACGCCACCAGGGGGGCGTCGGGCGTCATGAAAAAGCCGGTGCCGAACAGAAAGGGCAGGACCGCGAAGAGCAAGGCCGCCGCATACGCGTACGGGCGTCCCAGGAGATTCGCGGCCAACCGTACGCTGAAGTAAAGCGCCACGAGTGACGCGGCCAGGGCCCCCGCACGCACGCCCCATTCGGATTGACCGAAGACCGCCGTCCCGAGCCAGACGAGCCAGGCCACCATGGGCGGATGGTCCAGATAGCCCAGGTCGAGATGCCGCGAGTAGTTCCAGTAGTACGCTTCCTCGGGGAGTAGCTCCACCACGCCGGCGTACACGCAGCGCAGACCGAGCAGATAGGCCGAGACGCCGAGCGCCGCCAGCCGCCAGGACACCGTCAGTTCTTTGGGACGATCGGAGGCCCGGAACGCGAAGAACACCCCCCCGATGTAGCTCGTCATCGCGGCCACCAGGGCCGCAGGGACGATCGCTGCCGGTGCGGGCAGACCCAACGAGCGGTGCGCGAGGGCGAGCACGCCGCCTCGCAGGAGCACGGCGAGGAGCGCCACGGCGATGAACGCCCCGTACCGCGTGAGCGCGACCGAGCCCCGGGCACAGTGCCGGCCCGGAAAGCCCGCCCACGCGCCGAGCAGGCAGGTCGCGCTGATAGCCGCGGCAAAGCTCGTCAGGTGGGCGAGGGCGAGGGGCGCCCCTTCCGCCAGCAGGGCATGGAAGATCGCGATGTCCAGGAGGAATCCCAGTCCGGCCGCGAGGGCAAACCCCGACGCCTCGCGGCCTGAGGGGCCTGCCCCCACCAGGTCGACGAGCTGCGCCAGGTAGGACAGCACGACGCGGGCGTCCAGCTTGGAGGCGCCATGGGCCCGGGTCCGGAAGGTGATGGGAATATCCTCGACCCTCTGCCCGGGCTGAGACCGGGCGAGAATCTCCAGCCCGATCTTGAACCCGCCGGGCGCCTTCCTGGCTTCGAGCAGGGTCTGTTTGCGCACGGCGAAGAACCCCGAGCAGGGGTCCCGCACATCGACCAGGAGCCTGGCCAGTGTGGCCGCGGTCCTGGAGATCAGCCGCCGGCTAAACGGCCAGCCCGGAGTCGCGCCCCCCGGGATATACCGGCTCCCGATGGCCATGTCACACGCGCCGTCGAGCACTGGCCTGGCCAGCGCCGCGACTGCGGATGCCGGATGGCTGAGGTCGGCATCCATGACGACGATGACCTCGCCCGACGCGAATCGCGCCCCGGCCAGAACCGCCCCCGCGAGGCCTCGTTCGGCGTCTCGGGCCAGCAGGCGCACCCTGGCGTCCCTGGACTCCCACCCGCGGACGCGCTCGCGCGTTCCATCCGTGGACGTGTCGTCGACGACGAGCACTTCGACATCGAGCGAAGCTCGGTCGCCCTCCTCGAGCACCCGCGCCACGACCTCATCGATGTTGTGCACCTCATCGCGGGTAGGCAGGATGACGGTGACTCTGCCGTGGGCGGGAAGCCTCTTCGCCATCGAGGGGGATCGGCTCAGCGAGTCGTCAGCAGACGACGATAGAGCACCTCCATCCGGTCGACCTTCGTCCGAGTCGAGAACTGTCTGACGACCAGTTCTCGGCCGGCCCGACCGAGTGCCCTCGCGTAGGTCGGATCGTCGATGACATACCCGATCGCCGCGGCGAGGCCGGCGACGTCGCGGGGACGCACGAGCAAGCCGGTCTGGCCGTGGCGGACCAGCTCGGGGTTGCCCTCGATGTCGGTGGCCACCACCGGGGTTTCCACCGCCAACGCCTCTCGCAGCGTACCGCTCAGACCCAGGCCGGTGTGCGACGCATCGACGCAGCACGTGCTGGCGCGCAGGATCTCCGGAATGTCTTCCCGATAGCCGAGGATCCGGACGGCGTGCTCGATGCCCTGCACCCGGGCTCGCTCGAGAAGTGGCGCCGGGTTCCGAGCGCCGACGACGAGGAGCCGCGCGTGAGGCATACGGCGGATGACGGTCGACATGGCGTCCATCACGTCGTCGTTGCCCTTCGTGCTGCGCACGCCGATCTGCGTGATCAGCGGGTCGTCCGGGCCAAGGCCCAGCTCCTTTCGTGCCGCGCTGCCGTCGACGCGGGCATGGAACCGCTCGGTATCAGTCCCCGAATAGATGACCTCGATCTTGGCGGGCGGCACACCGCCGGCCACGAGCCACCGCTTGACCGACTCGCAGACGGCGACGATGGCGGTGACTCGACGGGTGGCATAGCCCATGGCCTGGAGGCGCCCGACCGGGAAGCTGACGCCGCGGTTGGCGACGAGAACGGGAAGCGGGGCGAGCAGCCCGGCCAGGAGGGCCAGCCGGCAGGCAGCCCCTTTGTGGGCGTGCACGATCTGAATGCCGTGGGCCCTCATGATGCCGATCAGGGCGCGAACCGACCTGAGATCCAGGGCCGAGGTCAGAGACAGCGGATAATAGGCAAGCCCGCACTCGGCGGTCTTTTGCGCCCAGATTTCGCTGGGCCGGGTCGCCACGACGACGTGGTGCCCCCGGCCGGCCAGCCCGGTGGCCAGCTCCATCGCCTGAACAGCCGCCCCGGTGAAGTAGTCGCCTTTCGGGTAAAGATGAAGCACATGCAGAGGGGTGAGCGCCGCCACCCGCTCAGTGTAGGGAGGCGGAGCTTACCGGAACCTGTCCCGAGCCTTACATCCGTGAAAGCTCGGCTGGCCTGGCCGCCACCCTCTCGGCGGTGAGAGCCGCGGGAAAAACCACGGTGAACTCGGTCCCCGCACCGGGTGTGCTGGCGACCTCGGTACGGCCGCCGTGGGCCTGCACGACGGCGCGGACCAGGCTGAGCCCCAACCCGAGGCCGGGCTGGGACTGGCTGCCGTGGCCCCGGTAGAGACGGTCCCAGATCCGCGACAGCTCGTGAGCGGCGATGCCGATCCCCGTGTCTCGGATGCGAAGCAGGGCACACCCGTTTTCCTCCACGGCGCTGATGTCGATCCGTCCCCCGGGAGCGGTGTACTTGATCGCGTTGTCGAGCAGGTTCGCCACGACCTGGCGAAGCCGACCACGATCGGCCATCACGCGAGGGGCGCCCGTGCCGGATGTGGACAGGGCCAGCGCTTTGTCCTGCGCGACGAGGTGATAGAGGTCCACGACTTCGGCGATCAACGCCGACAGGTCCACGGACTCCAGCCGCAGCTTCACGGCGCCGGCTTCGGCCTCGGAGATATCCATCAATGCGTTGAGCATGGACAGCAGTTGATCCAGCTCTTCCAGACATTCGCCCACCGCTTGACGTAGGACCTCGGGCTCGTTGCCCGCCTGCAGGGCGAGCTCGGATGCGCCGCGGATCCGCATGATGGGCGTCCGGAGCTCGTGGGCGACGTTGTCGAGGGCCCCCCGCATCCCGTCCATGAGCGCGGTGATGCGTTCCAGCATCTCGTTGAACAGGAGGACCAGCTCGTCCAGCTCGTCGCCGTTCCACCGTGCCGGCACTCGGGTGCCCATTTTGCCCTCGGCGACGGCTCGCACGGCCAGCACGATCTGGCGAATCGGGCGGAGAGCCGATGACGCCAGGAGGGTTCCGCCCACGAGACCCAGGGCCAGTACGGGAACGAGGACAAGGAACGCCACCCGCCGAAACCGCTGCAGCACTTCGGCGCGATCGCCGGTGCTGCCGGCGACCTCGAGGCGACCGCCGTCGGGCAGCGGCACCGACGTCAACTCGAGATCGGATCCCGTGGCCCCCGGTCTGCTCAGGACCCGCCACTCCCCGGCTGGCCCGATGGGGGCGTTTTCGAAATACCTGGCGTCCAGGGTCGTAAGTTGGGCCGGCTTCCAGATGAACCGGGTCGTCCCGTCGGCGTCGAGGAGGCGGACCGCGAACGGTTCGCCGGTGCCCGACGCCTCCTGCCCGACCAGGAGATCCCTGACGGCGGTGACGCCGCCGCTGCGATAGAGGGCCAGGAGCTCCCCGAGCTCCCACTGGATCTGCTGACGATCCTCGCGCTCGAGCGCCGAGGACAGCAACACGTAGGCCAGGCCCAGCACCACCAGCACGCTGGCCACGAGATACGCCGAGGCGTAGACGGTCAGCTTGACGCCGATCGTCGGCCGCAGGCGGTTACGGAACGCGGAGAACGTAGCCGACTCCTCGGATCGTGTGTATCAGCTTGTCGGGGCGGTCACCGTCGACCTTGGTCCTGACCCGCGACACCAGAACTTCCACCACGTTCGTCTGCGGGTCGAAGTCGTAACCCCACACGTGTTGTAGGATCATCGTCTTGGACACGGGACGCCCGGCGTTGCGCATGAGGTACTCCAGGAGGGAGAACTCGCGAGGTTGCAGCTCGATGGGCCGGTCGTCACGGGTGACGTTGCGCGTGATGAGGTCCAGGCTGAGGCCGCCGGCCGTCAGCCGCGTCGGCTCCACCGCCCGCGTGCTGCGCCGGAGCAGGGCCTGGAGTCTGGCCAACAGCTCGGAGAATGCGAACGGCTTGGTCAGGTAATCGTCGCCGCCCGCCTGCAGACCGCGGACCCGATCGTCCACGGTCCTCCGGGCGCTCAGGATGAGGACGGGAGTGGTCACGCGGCGCTTGCGCAGCTGCTCGATCAGCGACAGACCGTCGAGGCCGGGCAGCATCACATCGACCACGGCCACGTCGTACGGCTCGGCCACCGCGAGCTCGAACCCGTCTTCACCGGTACGGGCCTGATCGACGGCCCACCCCGCCTCCTTCAGGCCTTTGGCGAGAAACGACGCGATCTTTCCATCATCCTCGACGATCAGTGCCCGCAACGCGTCCTCGACGATCCCATCGTAGACGAACATCGCCGCCTTGGCCAGCGGCGCGGTCTGATTGCAGGACCCTCGACGGTGTGCTATCCCTCGGGCGCGCCCATGGACCAGTCCACGCTCTGCTTCTCCGGTCTTGCCGAGCTCGCCGCCCGCATCCGCGCGCGCGAGCTCTCCCCCGTCGAGGTGGTGGACGCGCACCTGGCCCGCATCGAGGCGCTGAACCCGACGTTGCTGGCCTTTCTCGAGGTGACCGCCGACCGGGCGCGCCAGCAGGCCAAAGCCGCCGAGGCCGAGATCGCGGCCGGCCGCTACCGCGGTCCCCTGCACGGGATCCCCTGGGGCGCCAAGGACATCTTCGACACGGCGGGGATTCGGACGACCCACGGCTCCTCCTTCTTCCGGGACAACGTCCCGCCGGAGGACGCCGAGGCGGTGGCGCGGCTGACCCGGGCCGGCGCGGTGCTGCTCGGCAAGTGCCACACCCACGAGTTCGCCGCGGCGGCCACGACGGTGAACCCTCACTACGGGACGACCCGCAACCCCTGGGATCCGGAGCGAATCGCCGGAGGCTCCAGCGGGGGCTCGGCGGCGGCGGTGGCGGCGGGCCTCTGCCCTGTGGCGCTGGGGTCGGACACCGGCGGCTCCATCCGGGTGCCGGCCGCCTTCTGCGGCGTCGTCGGCTTCAAGCCCACTCACGGCCGGATCAGCCTGCGTGGCGTGTGTCCCAACGTGCTGAGCTTCGACCACGTCGGCCCGCTGACCCGCACTGCTCGGGACGCCGCGCTCGTGCTACAAGCGATCGCCGGCTACGACGCGCGCGACGCCATGTCCCGGGATGTCCCGGTGCCCGACTTCTCCGCGAAGCTGGGAGCGAGTCTCCGCGGCATGCGCCTGGCGCTGTGCCCCGACTTCTATGCCCACGCGGAGGTCGACCAGGAGATCGCCACCGCGTTCGCCCGGGCGGTAAGCACGCTTCAGGATCTGGGCGCGACGGTGCAGACGGTCGCCTTTCCGCACTATGCGCGCATCGAACGGACGGCGACGGCAATACTCGGCGCCGAGTTCGCCGAGTTCCATCGCCCGTTCTACGAAAAAAATCCCGACGGCTACGGTGCCGACGTGCGGGCTCGCCTGGAACGGGCCCTCGAAGTCAAGCTCGACGATTTCGTCCGGGCCGGGCGAGAGCGCGAGCTGCTCCGCCGCGAAGTCACCGAGGCGTTCCGAGAGGTCGATGCCCTCGTCTCGCCCAGCACGCCCGCCGTCGCGGCGCCCATCGCCACCCTGATGGCCCGGCTCAACGGCAAGGACGTGTCCTGCCTCTGGTTGCACCGGCCGTTCCTGACGCCCCACAATCTGACCGGTTACCCGGCCATCGCCATGCCGATGGGCTTCGCCGCCGATGGCCTGCCCCTCTCCATACAGATCGTCGGGAAGCCATGGGGCGAGGCCGAGCTGCTGGCCATCGCCCACGCGTACGAGACCGCCACGCCCGAGCGGCGCGGGCGGCGGCCCCCCGGACCCTGATTCCCGCCGTGGCGATCCGCCGAGCCCGACTGCAGTTCACGCACCTGGGCGCGGCAGGCTGGAGCATCAGCGACGGCCGGACAGTCGTGCTCGTCGACCCGTACCTCTCGCGGGTCCGGTTCAGCGGCCGCGCCTACGGGGCCCCCGTCGCGGCAACCGTCCCGGGCGACCGGCGCCGCCTGCTCACCATGGACGATGTTCCCGAGCCCGACACGGCCACGATCGACGCCCGGATTTCCCGCGCCGATTTC
This is a stretch of genomic DNA from Candidatus Methylomirabilota bacterium. It encodes these proteins:
- a CDS encoding FkbM family methyltransferase, which produces MTLDEMVEEAGEGPDLVKIDTEGSELAVLQGALGVLQRYCPLVVLESWPPTSRY
- a CDS encoding outer membrane beta-barrel protein, with the translated sequence MMVGTEGGPLLKARAVFIICGGLALATAGPAHAELYLAVFGGTAFTESKTTETRLDLTSGMGTVTLLDGTFSEVDFHDSLLVGAKLGYFFTRPLLGGQLGSELELSYTEPHASRQTVTFSGTMFGASTTTEMSIQSASFDVFGVAVNLLYRLPLFTSAGYPYGRLQPYIGAGAGAFIATMSTRTSPFDANTRLDDTDVQPGVQALGGLKFFVFRKVAVFAEYRFTQTDDFEFNFRAHGTVGGSPATETARDRSDLTQHHAAFGLAIHW
- the asnB gene encoding asparagine synthase (glutamine-hydrolyzing), producing MCGIAGILLRRGRADEVVVRRMAAALAHRGPDDLGLHLAGPLALAQTRLAIIDLEGGHQPMVDGDLSLAANGEIYNFVELRRDLEARGRRFATASDSETILHLYALDGVDGVAALNGMFAFALYDARRAELVLARDRAGIKPLYYARLGDRLLFASELKALLAVWPGAPEIAAESLVQSLQNRFNSGEMSLVRGIRRLPPATVLVVDGDLNAREHRYWSALTTRPRVVDFEQAAEEFEPLFRQVMVEHLRADVPYGLFLSGGVDSGVLLAMISELTGRRLRTFSVSYGDRGTADEGPDAAAIARRFGAEHTEITLDGDAVFRRLPHTVWATDELLGDYACLPTSFLAERAGQALKVALTGEGGDEVFAGYSRYRRTLLQRWLRNLVAPGSGGFRTRGGWHRVWVRRAFGAELKAAAAAWRTPFIAAWQATPRTWSHTTRCQYTDVATFLADDLLVKADRVLMGFGLEGRVPYLDHRVIEFAFALPDALKVSGRQGKLFLKRWAGRRLPADHLWRRKRGFYVPIGRWLRGKFLDGLAERLPAHPAIRQWFRPDGIAALVKAQQTRGTATREIWGLMQLAIWHRIFVEGHVPGRDEDPLEWIA
- a CDS encoding glycosyltransferase family 39 protein, with the translated sequence MAKRLPAHGRVTVILPTRDEVHNIDEVVARVLEEGDRASLDVEVLVVDDTSTDGTRERVRGWESRDARVRLLARDAERGLAGAVLAGARFASGEVIVVMDADLSHPASAVAALARPVLDGACDMAIGSRYIPGGATPGWPFSRRLISRTAATLARLLVDVRDPCSGFFAVRKQTLLEARKAPGGFKIGLEILARSQPGQRVEDIPITFRTRAHGASKLDARVVLSYLAQLVDLVGAGPSGREASGFALAAGLGFLLDIAIFHALLAEGAPLALAHLTSFAAAISATCLLGAWAGFPGRHCARGSVALTRYGAFIAVALLAVLLRGGVLALAHRSLGLPAPAAIVPAALVAAMTSYIGGVFFAFRASDRPKELTVSWRLAALGVSAYLLGLRCVYAGVVELLPEEAYYWNYSRHLDLGYLDHPPMVAWLVWLGTAVFGQSEWGVRAGALAASLVALYFSVRLAANLLGRPYAYAAALLFAVLPFLFGTGFFMTPDAPLVASWAGALYYLEGALLGGRPRAWLGAGICVGLGLLAKYTILLVPLAALVYLLLSPSSRRWLRSPRPYAASLVTLALASPMLLWNAQHGWVSFVFQGSQRWSHAPRFEVATLLSHVLLLITPLGVAGFLWGVARSSAKRRYGLVFTLVPLSVFVLSSFRNETKFNWTGPVWLAALPFMAASVFPSVGAADGWRGGPLQRFWKPTVIALMLFYGALFHYDVLGWPGAPRPLGPLGKSWRALSHEVEEVEGRVRTRTGQQPLIVGMDKYNLASELAFYARHGSGADKTTSDNLFGRQGLMYDFWFPPGHHVGRSLILVGKDRQALEAPHLGRYVASLGPIRELPVGQNGAEGRRYFVRVAHGYRGRQEP
- a CDS encoding glycosyltransferase family 4 protein, with the protein product MAALTPLHVLHLYPKGDYFTGAAVQAMELATGLAGRGHHVVVATRPSEIWAQKTAECGLAYYPLSLTSALDLRSVRALIGIMRAHGIQIVHAHKGAACRLALLAGLLAPLPVLVANRGVSFPVGRLQAMGYATRRVTAIVAVCESVKRWLVAGGVPPAKIEVIYSGTDTERFHARVDGSAARKELGLGPDDPLITQIGVRSTKGNDDVMDAMSTVIRRMPHARLLVVGARNPAPLLERARVQGIEHAVRILGYREDIPEILRASTCCVDASHTGLGLSGTLREALAVETPVVATDIEGNPELVRHGQTGLLVRPRDVAGLAAAIGYVIDDPTYARALGRAGRELVVRQFSTRTKVDRMEVLYRRLLTTR
- a CDS encoding HAMP domain-containing sensor histidine kinase, coding for MASVLVVLGLAYVLLSSALEREDRQQIQWELGELLALYRSGGVTAVRDLLVGQEASGTGEPFAVRLLDADGTTRFIWKPAQLTTLDARYFENAPIGPAGEWRVLSRPGATGSDLELTSVPLPDGGRLEVAGSTGDRAEVLQRFRRVAFLVLVPVLALGLVGGTLLASSALRPIRQIVLAVRAVAEGKMGTRVPARWNGDELDELVLLFNEMLERITALMDGMRGALDNVAHELRTPIMRIRGASELALQAGNEPEVLRQAVGECLEELDQLLSMLNALMDISEAEAGAVKLRLESVDLSALIAEVVDLYHLVAQDKALALSTSGTGAPRVMADRGRLRQVVANLLDNAIKYTAPGGRIDISAVEENGCALLRIRDTGIGIAAHELSRIWDRLYRGHGSQSQPGLGLGLSLVRAVVQAHGGRTEVASTPGAGTEFTVVFPAALTAERVAARPAELSRM
- a CDS encoding response regulator transcription factor, producing the protein MRALIVEDDGKIASFLAKGLKEAGWAVDQARTGEDGFELAVAEPYDVAVVDVMLPGLDGLSLIEQLRKRRVTTPVLILSARRTVDDRVRGLQAGGDDYLTKPFAFSELLARLQALLRRSTRAVEPTRLTAGGLSLDLITRNVTRDDRPIELQPREFSLLEYLMRNAGRPVSKTMILQHVWGYDFDPQTNVVEVLVSRVRTKVDGDRPDKLIHTIRGVGYVLRVP
- a CDS encoding amidase, which codes for MDQSTLCFSGLAELAARIRARELSPVEVVDAHLARIEALNPTLLAFLEVTADRARQQAKAAEAEIAAGRYRGPLHGIPWGAKDIFDTAGIRTTHGSSFFRDNVPPEDAEAVARLTRAGAVLLGKCHTHEFAAAATTVNPHYGTTRNPWDPERIAGGSSGGSAAAVAAGLCPVALGSDTGGSIRVPAAFCGVVGFKPTHGRISLRGVCPNVLSFDHVGPLTRTARDAALVLQAIAGYDARDAMSRDVPVPDFSAKLGASLRGMRLALCPDFYAHAEVDQEIATAFARAVSTLQDLGATVQTVAFPHYARIERTATAILGAEFAEFHRPFYEKNPDGYGADVRARLERALEVKLDDFVRAGRERELLRREVTEAFREVDALVSPSTPAVAAPIATLMARLNGKDVSCLWLHRPFLTPHNLTGYPAIAMPMGFAADGLPLSIQIVGKPWGEAELLAIAHAYETATPERRGRRPPGP